In Gemmatimonadota bacterium, the DNA window CCGTTTCTGATATCTTCTGGTATTGTTCAAAAAGCGCGCGATTTCGTCATCTGATAATGTGCGACGCGGTTTGGCGGGCACCCCGGCAACAAGTGTGCGTGGCTCGACCTCTGCTCCCTCTAATACCAGCGCGTGGGCAGCCACCAGCGCGGATTTACCCACTGTTGAGCCGGTCAATACAGTTGCTCCCATTCCGATGGTTACGCCCTGTTCTATTCGACAACCGTGCAAGATCGCATTGTGTCCCACGGTTACATTTTTGCCGACATTACAGGGATAACCCGGGTCGGTATGCACGACAGTGCCGTCCTGGATATTTGAGCCTTCACCGATTACAATGGGTTCAACATCGCCCCGAATTACGGCATTGAACCAGATGCTTGTGCGAGCACTGATTACCACATCGCCAATTACAACAGCACCGGGCGCAATATAAGCCGACGGGTCGATTTGAGGGGTTTTGTCCTTATAGGGCAAAATTGTCATTGCGCTATCTCCGCTTACCGCCATCAACAGGACCCAGTGTGAAGGTTTTGCCGCTTTGCGTGGCTCTGGCACCTGTCACCAGTCCGCTTACAAAACCAAAGATGCCAAAAATTGCAGCGGCCCAGATTGTCGTCTCTTTGACATCGGCATTGGCCTGCCAGGCGGCAAGTGCCCCGGTCAATGCCCCCATTGCGGCTCCTCCAATTCCCTGTATAATTGCCCGTTCCATCGCAACTGAGCCGCGTTCCCCAAAGAAGTGTACTTTGTGAATTTCATCTACAGTGACTTTTTGAACGCGCAAATCCGTCTCGATCAAAATGTTATTATCTTCATAGGCGGGTAAAAATTCGCCTTTGATCTGTTGTCCATTCTTCAGGGTGACCATTCCGGGAAAGCGTGTTTGTACCCGAAAACGCACCCTGCGTTCTTCAAAAGAAATGTCATCTTCGGTATATTGTGGATAGGTTTCGTCTATTTTGGAGGAGTCTGTCAGTGTGTATTCGCCTTTTACAATTTCATCGAAATGTTCGATGTATTCTCTCAAGCGGCGCAGATCATTTTCACTTTGCACATTCATCAGTTGCGTTTCTATGCGAGGACCTGAGCGATATTGAATTTTAATGGCGAGTTTGCCGTTGTCTCGCTTTATAAACTCGGCAAATTGAAATCCCGCTACGCCCATATGCAAGATCGGAAGGTCTATTTTTTGAGTATAAATGGTTGCGCCCTGAAATAAAGCGTAGCGGTTGCTTTCTTCCAAATCGATTTGAGAACCCACCCGGGGACTTAACACGATGCGCGTGCCCGATACGCGCCGTACGTCGGCAATCTCCCAGCCCTCATCTCCCAATTCGTGAATTCCGCGGTCGTATTGCGTTTCCTTTTCGCTTTCGGCTGCACGAACAGGACAAACCGAAAAGAGAACAAAGCTTATCGCAGTAATCAATGAAACCGATTTTTTAATCATGAAATTCTCCTCATTCACCACAGACTGCCTCGGAAATGCCATCTAAAATATACGGGCGGTACTTGCGAAATTGCACGCGGGGATGAAACCAGGTGCCTTCAGGGTCTGATGTCCCGGGCACGGAAACCATGCTGGTCAGGTCGATTCTGGACAATGTCGCCTCTCCCAAAAACCATTCTGCAATTTGTCTGGCCGTGCGATTTGGTCGCCCATTTTCGATGGGAATTTCTCTGTCCATAGGAAAAAGTAGCGCGCCATCTCCCAACACGGATACATCGTTTTGATATGCCTGTGCGGCTTCGGTTATTTGGCCGGGTTCCGTTATGACAACACCTGTTACACACGCAATATCCTCTTTGGATACCACGTCGCTAAATAGCGTGCGAATGCGATTTAGCAGACCGCTGTAGTCATCTAAAAGGTGTGATGACCGGGGGTTCACGCCAGCTTTGAGAAGGCCCAGTGTATTGTAGCGCGAACACTCGGCGACAAAATCGTCTTCGTTGTCAAATAGTCCCACGCCGATCAGATTTTCGCCATCCAGTACATTGAGTTGCGTGAGACCCAAATCTGATTTGTGTTGAAGCAAGTCGTAAAAACGCCGCACATCCCGCTCGTGAAAACGCTTCATCCAGACGCCTCTCCATCGGTCAGCAAACGCCGCCCTGCTTCGATCTGTCTCAAAACAGAATCGCGTCCTGTTCCGCCATCGAGATTGCGCTGTGCTGTACTGGCTTCTGCGGACAATACGGCTTGCACATCGGTGTCGAATACTTCAGATGCGGCGCGCAATGTCGGCAGGTCCAATTCCTCCAATTTTTGTCCGCGCGCCAGAGCGGTTTTTACCAGTTCGCCAACGATGCGGTGACACCTGCGAAAAGGTACGCCTTTTCGCACGAGATAATCGGCCAGGTCGGTGGCTAAGATGGTGCCATCTATTGCATCGGCCATCCGCTCGCCTTTGATTTTTATGGTTTGCCATACACCCGCAAAGACCGATAGAGACATGTGCACGGTTTCTGCGGTGTCAAAGACGGGTTCTTTGTCTTCTTGCATGTCTTTGGCATAAGCCAGCGACACGCCTTTCATCGCGGTGAGCAGAGACATCAGGTTGCCGTACACGCGCCCGGTTTTGCCGCGTATCAGTTCCAGTGAATCGGGGTTCTTCTTTTGCGGCATCATGCTCGATCCGGTGCTGAAGGCGTCGTCCAGTTCGACAAATCCAAATTCAGAAGACGACCAGATGATCAGATCTTCGCAGAATCGGCTCAAGTGTGCCATCAATATGGATGATGCCGATAAATACTCCAGGAAGTAATCGCGGTCACTGACTGCATCAATGCTGTTTTCAGTGATGCGATCAAATCCCAGTTCCTCGCGCAAAAATTCTCGGTCAACCGGATACGCACTTCCCGCCAGTGCGCCCGATCCGAGGGGCATGGCATTGGCGCGTTTCCAG includes these proteins:
- a CDS encoding gamma carbonic anhydrase family protein yields the protein MTILPYKDKTPQIDPSAYIAPGAVVIGDVVISARTSIWFNAVIRGDVEPIVIGEGSNIQDGTVVHTDPGYPCNVGKNVTVGHNAILHGCRIEQGVTIGMGATVLTGSTVGKSALVAAHALVLEGAEVEPRTLVAGVPAKPRRTLSDDEIARFLNNTRRYQKRRLLYMGQNK
- the argH gene encoding argininosuccinate lyase; the encoded protein is MAEKLWGGRFAGSTEKLMEKFNASIGFDRRLYKMDIEGSRAHARALGRMGVLTKQELEQVLKGLNRVERELDAGTLPLTDDLEDIHTAVEKRLTELVGDAGAKIHTGRSRNDQIALDERLFLRETIANTLVQIEQLMGVVLDVAEEHLDILMPGYTHVQQAQPIRFSHYAMALFWMLARDRSRFGDCWKRANAMPLGSGALAGSAYPVDREFLREELGFDRITENSIDAVSDRDYFLEYLSASSILMAHLSRFCEDLIIWSSSEFGFVELDDAFSTGSSMMPQKKNPDSLELIRGKTGRVYGNLMSLLTAMKGVSLAYAKDMQEDKEPVFDTAETVHMSLSVFAGVWQTIKIKGERMADAIDGTILATDLADYLVRKGVPFRRCHRIVGELVKTALARGQKLEELDLPTLRAASEVFDTDVQAVLSAEASTAQRNLDGGTGRDSVLRQIEAGRRLLTDGEASG